From the Oleiharenicola lentus genome, one window contains:
- a CDS encoding redoxin domain-containing protein: MKSFTHTLLAGAALTVLALAAQAAPAVGQPAPDFSLTDIHGKTHSLSAYKGKVVVLEWVNPECPIVMKHYEKSGNMPATQKAAQAEGAVWLSINSGHPGAQGDYDATKVGTWSQKNGAAFSAYLRDQDGKVGKLYDARHTPTLFIVDAEGKLVYAGGIDSISSGNAADISRATNYVKAAFEDIKAGRPVGKSVTKAYGCNVKYAN, from the coding sequence ATGAAATCGTTCACCCACACCCTCCTGGCCGGAGCCGCGCTGACGGTTCTGGCCCTCGCTGCCCAGGCGGCGCCCGCAGTCGGCCAACCCGCGCCGGACTTCTCCCTCACGGACATCCACGGCAAGACGCACAGCCTGTCTGCCTACAAGGGCAAGGTTGTCGTGCTCGAGTGGGTGAATCCCGAGTGTCCCATCGTGATGAAACATTACGAAAAGAGCGGCAACATGCCCGCGACCCAAAAGGCCGCGCAGGCCGAGGGGGCCGTGTGGTTGTCCATCAACTCCGGCCACCCGGGCGCCCAAGGGGACTACGACGCCACCAAGGTCGGCACCTGGAGCCAGAAGAACGGCGCGGCCTTCAGTGCCTATCTCCGCGATCAGGATGGCAAGGTGGGCAAACTCTACGACGCCCGCCACACGCCGACGCTCTTCATCGTCGATGCCGAGGGGAAGCTCGTCTATGCCGGCGGCATCGACAGCATCAGCTCGGGCAACGCCGCCGACATTTCACGCGCGACGAACTACGTGAAGGCCGCTTTCGAGGACATCAAGGCCGGCCGCCCGGTCGGCAAGTCCGTGACCAAGGCCTACGGCTGTAACGTGAAATACGCCAACTGA
- a CDS encoding ADOP family duplicated permease codes for MIHAIRSLLRSPAHTIVALVTLALGIGINTSMVSGVQALLFHSAPFPGEDKIARIIGVTPQGRMDLFSYAELNEIRASAQDFEILATLGWDYTTYAEPGQATTRLRGVLGGVELFALFGARPLIGRAFTAEETQPGRSTVIIISHTLWQQRYGGSLDVLGRIVRLDGQPVEIVGVMPPIFEYRPLWEGASYWRPLNFTREQQEWRDYRVFTLFGRLRPGATLAAAATTLAPLATTQARDHPSIYNGLRYRVLSLQDAVTDGLMRNMTWMLLALSVFVLLIACANLANLQLARTTARARELAIRAALGATRGSLIGHQLRECLVLALAGGALGLLVATALNRLIERHLLTGGAAGATLSLDLVTLALTFGVSLVTGVLFGIFPAWLAARTDVNAVLKQQSRGSSAGRGLGRARNLLIVAEVALALVLLGGAGVMQRGLERMLEREPGWDSDRVLTATLPVPATRINNDPQRIVYFQELERRLSALPGVERAALATSLPVNGYNADRQVLTEGQAPGSSAQFPTASHTMVTPGYFSTVGIPLLEGRLFNADIQARGPRVVVINASLAKALWPDRSAVGQRLCSMDSGQPYWAEVIGVVRDVESVASLQPPSTPFVVYKPLVHEPWGWIYLVVRSDRPETLVEPMRRAVEALDPDMPAFGIQTVPQAVRGAQHNLRLSAQLLGAFALLGLGLAAVGVYGVTVNLVTQRTGEFGIRLALGASPSNLLQLVMRHGLGLAAAGLALGLGGAIGLSRFLGSIMPRAAGLDLPALAAVSGLLLVVTLFACYIPARRATKVDPLEALRTE; via the coding sequence ATGATCCACGCGATCCGCTCCCTCCTCCGCAGTCCGGCCCATACGATCGTCGCGCTCGTCACCTTGGCGCTCGGCATCGGAATCAACACCTCGATGGTCAGCGGCGTGCAGGCCCTTTTGTTCCACTCGGCGCCGTTTCCCGGGGAGGATAAAATCGCCCGCATCATCGGGGTGACGCCGCAGGGCCGCATGGATCTTTTTTCTTATGCGGAACTCAACGAAATCCGGGCCAGCGCCCAGGATTTCGAAATCCTGGCCACACTCGGCTGGGATTACACCACCTATGCCGAGCCCGGGCAGGCCACCACCCGTTTGCGCGGCGTGCTGGGCGGGGTTGAGCTGTTTGCGCTTTTTGGAGCCCGGCCGCTGATCGGGCGCGCTTTCACGGCCGAGGAAACCCAGCCCGGCCGCAGCACGGTGATCATCATCAGCCACACCCTCTGGCAGCAGCGCTACGGCGGAAGCCTGGACGTGCTCGGCCGGATCGTCCGCCTTGACGGCCAGCCGGTGGAGATTGTCGGCGTGATGCCACCCATCTTCGAATACCGGCCGCTGTGGGAAGGAGCGAGCTACTGGCGGCCGCTCAACTTCACCCGCGAACAACAGGAATGGCGCGACTACCGGGTGTTCACGCTGTTTGGCCGTCTCCGGCCCGGGGCGACGCTGGCCGCCGCCGCGACCACTTTGGCCCCGCTCGCGACCACACAGGCGCGCGACCATCCGTCCATCTACAACGGTCTGCGCTACCGCGTGCTCTCGCTCCAGGATGCCGTGACCGACGGCCTCATGCGGAACATGACCTGGATGCTCCTGGCCCTCTCGGTCTTTGTGCTGCTCATCGCCTGCGCGAATCTCGCCAACCTCCAGCTCGCGCGGACCACCGCGCGGGCCCGGGAACTCGCGATCCGGGCCGCCTTGGGCGCCACGCGCGGCAGCCTGATCGGCCACCAGTTGCGCGAGTGCCTCGTGCTCGCCCTGGCCGGCGGCGCGCTCGGCCTGCTTGTCGCCACCGCCCTCAACCGGCTCATCGAACGCCATCTGCTGACGGGAGGAGCCGCCGGCGCGACGCTTTCCCTCGATCTGGTCACGCTCGCCCTCACTTTCGGCGTATCGCTCGTCACGGGCGTGCTGTTCGGAATTTTCCCCGCGTGGCTGGCCGCGCGCACCGACGTGAACGCCGTGCTGAAGCAGCAGTCCCGCGGCTCGAGCGCCGGTCGCGGCCTTGGCCGGGCCCGCAATCTCCTCATCGTGGCCGAGGTTGCCCTGGCGTTGGTCCTGCTCGGCGGCGCCGGCGTCATGCAACGCGGCCTCGAGCGCATGCTGGAACGGGAGCCGGGCTGGGACTCCGACCGCGTGCTCACCGCCACCCTGCCCGTGCCCGCCACCCGCATCAACAACGACCCGCAGCGCATCGTGTATTTTCAGGAGCTGGAGCGGCGCCTCTCCGCCCTTCCCGGAGTCGAGCGCGCGGCCCTCGCGACCTCCCTGCCGGTCAACGGCTACAATGCCGACCGCCAGGTGCTGACCGAGGGTCAGGCGCCGGGCTCAAGCGCCCAATTCCCCACCGCCAGTCACACGATGGTGACCCCGGGATATTTCTCCACCGTCGGCATTCCGCTGCTGGAGGGACGGCTCTTCAATGCGGACATCCAAGCCAGGGGACCGCGGGTGGTCGTCATCAACGCCAGCCTGGCCAAGGCCCTCTGGCCCGACCGCAGCGCCGTCGGTCAAAGGTTGTGCAGCATGGACAGCGGTCAGCCCTACTGGGCGGAGGTCATCGGGGTCGTGCGCGACGTAGAAAGCGTCGCAAGTCTGCAGCCGCCCTCCACGCCTTTCGTGGTTTACAAGCCGCTGGTCCATGAGCCCTGGGGCTGGATTTATCTCGTGGTCCGCAGCGACCGGCCCGAGACGCTCGTCGAACCGATGCGTCGGGCCGTCGAAGCCCTCGATCCCGACATGCCTGCTTTTGGCATCCAGACGGTGCCCCAAGCAGTCCGTGGCGCGCAGCATAATCTCCGCCTCTCGGCGCAGCTGCTCGGAGCCTTTGCCCTGCTCGGACTCGGCCTCGCCGCCGTTGGCGTTTACGGCGTGACGGTCAACCTCGTGACGCAGCGCACCGGCGAATTTGGCATCCGCCTCGCGCTCGGGGCGAGTCCCTCCAATTTGCTGCAGCTGGTGATGCGCCATGGTCTTGGCCTGGCCGCCGCCGGGCTGGCGCTTGGACTAGGCGGCGCGATCGGGCTGAGTCGCTTTCTGGGCTCAATCATGCCGCGCGCCGCCGGCCTGGACCTGCCCGCCCTCGCGGCGGTGTCCGGACTGTTGCTGGTTGTGACCCTGTTTGCCTGCTATATCCCCGCGCGCCGCGCGACGAAGGTCGATCCCTTGGAGGCCCTGCGCACCGAGTGA
- a CDS encoding FAD:protein FMN transferase, translated as MTPARFEHEAMATTFGLFIAGQDTAYARQAATAAFRELDRLESELSRYVESSDIARANRLDCGESIVLGEDALHCLLVAAEVSAATRRTFDPAYASVAAEGAAPDAPLYSLDPGQHTLTSHAARLHLDLGAVGKGYALDRLAATLREWDITAALLQSGGSTALALDAPAGEPGWHLGLGEGDTYRTVPLIHAALSGSGIAVKGSHLVDPRSGRPAERTRRTWALAPNAAVSDALSTAFFIMAPDAIREFCAAHPEIGAAYVHDDGSLLAFGTLQIPPA; from the coding sequence ATGACTCCCGCCCGCTTCGAACACGAGGCCATGGCCACGACCTTCGGCCTCTTTATCGCCGGGCAGGACACCGCCTACGCGCGTCAAGCGGCGACCGCCGCGTTTCGCGAACTCGACCGGCTGGAGTCGGAGCTGAGCCGCTACGTCGAATCCAGCGACATTGCGCGCGCCAACCGGCTAGACTGCGGTGAAAGCATCGTGCTCGGCGAAGACGCGCTGCACTGCCTGCTTGTCGCCGCCGAGGTCTCCGCAGCGACCCGCCGCACCTTCGACCCGGCCTACGCTTCCGTGGCGGCCGAGGGCGCCGCACCTGACGCCCCCCTTTACTCGCTCGACCCGGGGCAGCATACGCTGACCTCCCACGCCGCGCGCCTGCATCTGGATCTGGGCGCCGTCGGCAAAGGCTACGCACTCGACCGCCTGGCTGCCACGCTGCGCGAGTGGGACATCACCGCCGCCCTGCTCCAGAGCGGCGGCAGCACAGCCCTCGCGCTCGACGCCCCCGCCGGCGAACCCGGCTGGCATCTCGGGCTCGGCGAAGGCGACACCTACCGCACGGTCCCCCTGATCCATGCCGCGCTCAGTGGCTCGGGTATCGCAGTGAAGGGCTCGCATCTGGTCGATCCCCGCAGCGGCCGGCCGGCGGAGCGCACCCGGCGCACCTGGGCGCTCGCGCCCAACGCCGCGGTTTCCGACGCACTCTCGACGGCCTTCTTCATCATGGCGCCGGACGCGATTCGGGAATTTTGTGCAGCGCATCCCGAAATCGGGGCGGCTTATGTGCACGACGACGGCTCCCTGCTCGCATTTGGCACCCTGCAAATCCCTCCTGCATGA
- a CDS encoding glycosyltransferase family 2 protein: protein MTPHLSLVIPLYNEAGNILPLVEVCVDVLKSREGDFEIILANDGSTDATAEEIAAACSRWPQCRDLPLPHGGQAAALLAGLHAARGELLLTLDGDGQNDPRDFPELLDLVERGDLDVACGWRADRHDSLLRQAMSRLGNAVRRRFLADGVQDAGCQLRVMRREVRTALFPIELMQSFLPAIAVAAGFRVGERQVRHHPRRHGDSKYGFLRLWLKPALAMLRLRGELRRRFPR from the coding sequence ATGACACCGCACCTCTCGCTCGTCATCCCGCTCTACAACGAGGCCGGCAACATCCTGCCGCTTGTCGAGGTCTGCGTGGACGTGCTCAAGTCCCGCGAGGGTGACTTCGAGATCATCCTCGCCAATGACGGCAGTACCGACGCCACCGCCGAGGAGATTGCCGCCGCCTGCTCCCGCTGGCCGCAATGCCGCGACCTGCCCCTGCCCCACGGCGGCCAGGCCGCCGCCCTGCTGGCCGGTCTCCACGCCGCGCGGGGCGAACTATTGCTGACCCTGGACGGTGACGGCCAGAACGACCCGCGCGACTTTCCCGAACTGCTCGACCTCGTTGAGCGCGGCGATCTCGATGTCGCCTGCGGTTGGCGCGCCGACCGGCACGATTCCCTCCTGCGCCAGGCGATGTCGCGTTTGGGCAACGCTGTCCGTCGCCGCTTCCTCGCCGACGGCGTGCAAGACGCCGGCTGTCAGCTCCGCGTGATGCGCCGCGAGGTCCGCACAGCCCTCTTCCCCATCGAGCTGATGCAATCCTTCCTCCCCGCCATCGCGGTGGCCGCCGGCTTTCGCGTCGGCGAGCGCCAGGTGCGCCACCATCCGCGCCGGCATGGCGACTCGAAATACGGCTTCCTCCGCCTCTGGCTCAAGCCCGCCCTCGCCATGCTCCGCCTGCGCGGCGAACTCCGCCGGAGGTTTCCGCGATGA